One genomic segment of Centroberyx gerrardi isolate f3 chromosome 4, fCenGer3.hap1.cur.20231027, whole genome shotgun sequence includes these proteins:
- the taf3 gene encoding transcription initiation factor TFIID subunit 3, with protein MCESYARSLLRVSVAQICQALGWDAVQLTACDLLSDVLHRYIQQLARGCHRYSELYGRTDPVLDDVSQAFRLLGVSLSELEDYVHNLEPVGFAHQTPLFPVSKNNVLQFPQPGARDAEERKDYIPDYMPPLVSLQEEEEEEEVLADMGTSAEAMQVPLDEDEEEMEEDEAVNDENHPLKRHLDSPDAAMGMMPTSKRPRMHPGLSPEWGVEPREPLTSLNPQRVPPGMLPSHDSLGSLSPETPSGTPSSYRPQPVVPRHSDHKSHGTPGRKPKVSSPGRPRTKSPKGVIAGPVGGSPIRSPKSSKERKKSPGRTKSPKSPKSPKMGSAKASQPQSKADGLHKLPLSALSERMGKENIHMRQSMEDREIAEAHFRKLEPDNTAIDDSIDAVIARACAEREPDPFAFSSGSESESNGFSSPRRLTIMEPPTPKIQITVNSSVKDTPTLLHLNTGPGNWTMDDSINEVIRKVNQGGPSATPQNQGEYMSSGSASPPTPEPLLKAFEEKNKTVSTIDIKKKLKKELKTKLKKKEKDKPKDKDRDKDKGKLKEKNKDKNRDKNKEFSKESKMPWKEYGGKDDEHFRQRDFTGSEGSLKIKSRDGDGPKKEKEKHKDKKKDKEKSKKDKDKRDKGKDRGKDDRQKLSALTPFGLGEVAPLFSPSACLRIPSMLPPLPPILQDKDMKSKEKDKKKDKKEKKKKKDKEKEKEREKAKEKEREKEEKRKEKEREKEKREKEKEKEKERIRLEKVKVETPTPVPSPVIPRLTLRVGAGQDKIVISKVVPNAEPKTPAPKTPAPKSGPGNRPRTPPPPPILSPVVPSLAPPASPLPPAAAPSSMLSPTALLSTASSLKTPVRSVVTETVSNYVIRDEWGNQIWICPGCNKPDDGSPMIGCDDCDDWYHWPCVGILTAPPEDQQWFCVKCASKKKDKKHKKRKHKLH; from the exons ATGTGCGAGAGCTATGCCCGCTCGCTGCTGCGTGTTTCGGTGGCGCAGATCTGCCAGGCATTGGGCTGGGATGCGGTTCAGCTCACTGCCTGCGATCTGCTGTCCGATGTCCTGCATCGATATATCCAGCAGTTGGCCAGGGGCTGCCATCGATACTCTGAGCTCT ATGGACGGACGGATCCAGTGTTGGACGATGTCAGCCAGGCCTTCAGGCTGCTGGGGGTGAGTTTGAGTGAACTGGAGGACTATGTCCACAACCTGGAGCCTGTGGGCTTTGCCCATCAAACGCCACTCTTCCCTGTCAGCAAGAACAATGTCCTGCAGTTCCCCCAGCCTGGTGCCCGagatgcagaggagaggaaggattACATTCCAGATTACATGCCACCCCTGGTCTCCTTACAAGAAG aagaggaggaggaagaggtccTCGCTGACATGGGCACCTCAGCTGAAGCTATGCAGGTGCCactggatgaggatgaggaggaaatggaggaagatgaggcagtCAACGATGAGAACCACCCACTGAAGAGGCACCTGGACAGTCCTGATGCAGCTATGGGCATGATGCCCACTTCCAAGAGACCACGCATGCACCCTGGCCTCAGCCCAGAGTGGGGGGTTGAGCCCAGGGAGCCACTCACCTCCCTCAACCCACAACGTGTTCCCCCAGGCATGCTGCCTTCTCACGATAGCCTTGGCTCCCTTTCCCCTGAAACACCCTCTGGAACGCCGTCCTCCTACAGACCTCAGCCGGTAGTGCCGAGACACTCTGATCATAAGTCCCATGGCACTCCAGGAAGAAAGCCTAAGGTCTCGTCCCCCGGCAGACCACGGACTAAGTCCCCTAAAGGGGTTATTGCTGGACCTGTGGGTGGCAGCCCCATCCGCTCTCCGAAGTCTTctaaggagaggaagaaatctCCAGGCAGGACCAAGAGTCCTAAAAGCCCCAAGAGCCCAAAGATGGGTTCTGCCAAAGCATCTCAACCCCAGAGCAAGGCAGATGGTTTGCATAAGCTACCCCTGTCAGCGCTAAGCGAGAGGATGGGCAAAGAGAACATCCATATGCGTCAGAGTATGGAGGACCGGGAGATAGCCGAGGCTCACTTCAGGAAACTGGAGCCTGACAATACGGCCATCGATGACTCCATTGATGCTGTGATTGCCAGAGCATGTGCTGAGCGGGAGCCCGACCCTTTTGCTTTCTCCTCGGGCTCCGAGTCGGAGAGCAATGGGTTCTCCAGCCCCAGGCGACTCACCATCATGGAGCCTCCTACACCGAAAATCCAGATTACAGTAAACAGCTCGGTAAAAGACACGCCAACACTGCTTCACCTGAATACAGGCCCTGGAAACTGGACTATGGATGACTCGATCAATGAGGTGATCCGAAAGGTCAATCAGGGGGGCCCGTCAGCCACTCCTCAAAACCAAGGAGAGTACATGTCGTCAGGATCAGCTTCACCACCCACTCCTGAACCCCTGCTCAAGGCCTTTGAGGAGAAGAACAAGACAGTGTCAACAATAGACATCAAGAAGAAGCTGAAGAAGGAgctcaaaacaaaactgaagaagaaggagaaagacaagCCAAAAGATAAAGACAGGGACAAGGACAAGGGCAAGCTGAAAGAAAAGAATAAGGATAAGAACAGGGATAAGAACAAGGAGTTTTCCAAGGAGAGCAAGATGCCCTGGAAGGAGTATGGAGGAAAGGATGATGAGCACTTCCGACAGCGAGACTTTACTGGGTCTGAGGGTTCCTTGAAGATCAAGTCCAGAGACGGAGATGGCCctaagaaggagaaggagaaacacaaagacaaaaagaaggatAAAGAAAAGAGTAAGAAGGACAAAGATAAGAGGGACAAGGGTAAAGACAGGGGTAAAGACGACAGGCAGAAACTATCTGCCCTGACCCCCTTTGGACTGGGCGAAGTCGCACCACTGTTCAGCCCCTCCGCCTGCTTGCGCATCCCCTCCATGCTGCCGCCTCTGCCTCCGATCCTCCAGGATAAAGACATGAAGAGCAAGGAGAAggacaaaaagaaagacaagaaggagaagaagaaaaagaaagacaaggagaaggaaaaggagcgagagaaggccaaagaaaaggagagggagaaagaagaaaagaggaaagaaaaggagagggaaaaggaaaagcgagaaaaggagaaagagaaggaaaaagagaggattCGATTGGAGAAG GTGAAAGTGGAGACCCCCACCCCTGTACCATCTCCAGTCATCCCCAGACTGACGCTCAGAGTGGGAGCTGGCCAGGACAAAAT TGTTATCAGCAAGGTGGTTCCAAATGCGGAGCCCAAAACACCAGCGCCCAAGACCCCCGCTCCCAAATCTGGACCTGGAAATCGCCCTCGGACACCTCCACCACCCCCAATTCTCTCCCCAGTTGTACCCTCTCTGGCCCCGCCTGCCTCGCCGCTTCCCCCTGCTGCTGCCCCTTCGTCAATGCTTTCCCCCACCGCTCTGCTCTCCACAGCCAGTTCCCTCAAGACGCCAGTACGCAGCGTAGTAACTGAGACCGTCAGTAACTACGTG ATCCGAGATGAATGGGGAAACCAGATCTGGATCTGTCCCGGATGCAACAAGCCTGATGATGGCAGTCCCATGATAGGCTGTGATGACTGTGATGATTGGTACCATTG gCCTTGTGTTGGGATACTTACAGCCCCTCCTGAGGACCAGCAGTGGTTCTGTGTTAAATGTGCCAGCAAGAAGaaggacaaaaaacacaagaaaaggAAACACAAACTGCATTGA